A genomic stretch from Setaria viridis chromosome 1, Setaria_viridis_v4.0, whole genome shotgun sequence includes:
- the LOC117841490 gene encoding diphthine--ammonia ligase isoform X1, producing MEVVALVSGGKDSCFAMMRCLDYGHKVVALANLIPLDDAVDELDSYMYQTVGHQIVVSYAKCMGLPLFRRRISGSTRDQGLKYNVTAGDEVEDMFALLSEVKRQIPSISAVSSGAIASDYQRLRVESVCSRLGLVSLAYLWKQDQTLLLEEMIRRGIVAITVKVAALGLKPSSHLGKELAELKCHLLRMNESYGINVCGEGGEYETLTLDCPLFRNARIILDDYEVILHSADSIASVGILHPRVFHLQHKPDSSDRIGDGSVTQEISSCVYEVDEVITHTDMEEKQTLSPGVDAYTDIDLCISKTGKNLRSIGCWIQDHSRASEGLKADLIAVLNRIDNQLKEEGLGWVNVLYVHLYISNMKEFGLANEVYVSFITEKKCYLGVPSRSTIELPLVQVGLGKAYVEVLVSNELKKRVLHVQSISCWAPSCIGPYSQATLYGEILYMAGQLGLDPPTMKLCPDGPTAELELALQNSEAVANAFSCSIYSSAIHFLVYCSAQLTSDEKEEVEQTLQSSYITRLDCSKTGSYPTVLYVFAPDLPKGARVEIKPILYVPTNDDGVATEETETGMTQSAPSQAWSAQYSDLHDSCCQIHTIGGRICSAVVSVTTDIATKICSTAGQLYYTEENLKAMARFCAFQIAKILADNNFSWDSTTMLRFYYSVDNSVAADAMSRAFSEAFAELAEDNSSSRTDESPFYNIVPVSGSGCSACTNDIITCELLASKPSLHTHLNCSP from the exons atggaggtggTGGCCCTGGTGAGCGGCGGCAAGGACAGCTGCTTCGCCATGATGCGATGCCTCGACTACGGCCACAAG GTTGTTGCTTTGGCTAATCTTATCCCCCTCGACGACGCCGTCGATGAGCTCGATAGCTACATGTACCAAACC GTTGGGCACCAGATTGTCGTGAGCTACGCGAAATGCATGGGCTTGCCCCTCTTCCGGAGGCGCATTAGTGGATCCACAAG GGATCAGGGACTCAAATATAATGTTACGGCTGGAGATGAAGTGGAAGATATGTTTGCTCTGCTGAGTGAGGTTAAACGGCAGATTCCATCAATCAGCGCGGTGTCGTCGGGTGCCATTGCATCAGATTACCAGAGGCTCCGGGTTGAGAGTGTTTGCTCGAGGTTGGGCCTGGTGTCTCTGGCGTATTTATGGAAGCAGGATCAGACTTTGCTCCTAGAGGAAATG ATAAGAAGGGGCATCGTGGCAATAACTGTAAAG GTTGCTGCACTGGGGCTGAAACCTTCTTCTCACTTAGGTAAAGAACTGGCTGAACTTAAGTGTCATCTGCTCCGAATGAATGA GAGTTACGGAATCAATGTCTGTGGTGAAGGTGGCGAATATGAAACACTAACTCTTGACTGCCCTCTCTTTCGT AATGCAAGAATTATTCTCGACGACTATGAGGTGATACTTCACTCTGCTGACTCCATTGCTTCTGTTGGAATTCTTCATCCACGAGTGTTCCATCTTCAGCACAAGCCAGATTCATCTGATAGAATTGGGGATGGTTCTGTTACTCAAGAGATTTCTAGTTGTGTTTATGAGGTTGATGAAGTTATCACGCACACTGATATGGAAGAAAAACAGACCTTAAGTCCAGGTGTTGATGCTTACACCGATATAGACCTGTGTATCTCAAAGACAGGGAAGAATTTGCGTTCCATTGGCTGTTGGATTCAGGATCACTCTAGAGCTTCGGAAG GCCTGAAGGCAGACCTCATAGCAGTCTTGAACAGAATTGATAATCAGCTCAAGGAAGAAGGGTTAGGTTGGGTGAATGTTTTATATGTTCACCTCTACATTTCAAACATGAAGGAATTTGGATTGGCAAATGAAGTTTATGTCAGCTTTATTACAGAAAAGAAATGCTACCTTGGTGTTCCTTCACGCAGTACAATTGAATTGCCATTGGTTCAGGTTGGGTTAGGTAAAGCATACGTGGAAGTTCTAGTTTCAAATGAGCTGAAAAAGAGAGTCCTACATGTGCAAAGCATCTCATGCTGGGCTCCTAGTTGCATTGGACCTTATAGCCAG GCAACACTTTATGGAGAGATTCTGTATATGGCTGGTCAGCTGGGGCTTGACCCTCCTACGATGAAGCTCTGTCCTGATGGTCCAACAGCTGAACTTGAATTAGCACTACAAAATAGTGAAGCTGTGGCTAATGCCTTTAGTTGCTCTATCTATTCCTCAGCAATACACTTTCTGGTGTACTGCTCTGCACAGTTGACATCTGATGAGAAGGAAGAAGTTGAACAGACATTGCAGAGTTCTTATATTACTCGTTTGGATTGCTCAAAAACTGGATCATATCCCACTGTTCTATATGTATTTGCACCAGATCTTCCGAAAGG AGCACGTGTGGAGATAAAACCTATTTTATATGTCCCCACCAATGACGACGGAGTTGCAACCGAAGAGACGGAGACTGGAATGACGCAGTCAGCACCAAGCCAAGCATGGAGTGCGCAATACTCTGACTTGCATGACTCGTGTTGCCAGATCCACACAATTGGTGGGAGAATTTGTTCTGCTGTGGTCTCAGTCACAACCGATATTGCTACAAAGATATGTTCTACAGCTGGACAGCTATACTACACTGAGGAAAATTTGAAAGCTATGGCTAGATTTTGTGCTTTCCAGATCGCAAAGATCCTGGCAGACAACAATTTTTCCTGGGACAGCACAACG ATGTTGCGGTTCTACTATTCGGTAGATAACTCAGTGGCAGCAGATGCAATGTCCCGTGCATTTTCAGAGGCCTTCGCAGAGCTTGCAGAAGACAACAGTTCCTCAAGAACTGATGAATCTCCTTTCTACAACATTGTGCCAGTATCAGGATCTGGTTGCTCTGCTTGTACGAACGATATAATAACATGCGAGCTGTTGGCTTCCAAACCTAGCCTGCACACGCATCTGAATTGTTCGCCGTGA
- the LOC117841490 gene encoding diphthine--ammonia ligase isoform X2, which yields MSSIATCTKPLQVGHQIVVSYAKCMGLPLFRRRISGSTRDQGLKYNVTAGDEVEDMFALLSEVKRQIPSISAVSSGAIASDYQRLRVESVCSRLGLVSLAYLWKQDQTLLLEEMIRRGIVAITVKVAALGLKPSSHLGKELAELKCHLLRMNESYGINVCGEGGEYETLTLDCPLFRNARIILDDYEVILHSADSIASVGILHPRVFHLQHKPDSSDRIGDGSVTQEISSCVYEVDEVITHTDMEEKQTLSPGVDAYTDIDLCISKTGKNLRSIGCWIQDHSRASEGLKADLIAVLNRIDNQLKEEGLGWVNVLYVHLYISNMKEFGLANEVYVSFITEKKCYLGVPSRSTIELPLVQVGLGKAYVEVLVSNELKKRVLHVQSISCWAPSCIGPYSQATLYGEILYMAGQLGLDPPTMKLCPDGPTAELELALQNSEAVANAFSCSIYSSAIHFLVYCSAQLTSDEKEEVEQTLQSSYITRLDCSKTGSYPTVLYVFAPDLPKGARVEIKPILYVPTNDDGVATEETETGMTQSAPSQAWSAQYSDLHDSCCQIHTIGGRICSAVVSVTTDIATKICSTAGQLYYTEENLKAMARFCAFQIAKILADNNFSWDSTTMLRFYYSVDNSVAADAMSRAFSEAFAELAEDNSSSRTDESPFYNIVPVSGSGCSACTNDIITCELLASKPSLHTHLNCSP from the exons ATGAGCTCGATAGCTACATGTACCAAACC GCTTCAGGTTGGGCACCAGATTGTCGTGAGCTACGCGAAATGCATGGGCTTGCCCCTCTTCCGGAGGCGCATTAGTGGATCCACAAG GGATCAGGGACTCAAATATAATGTTACGGCTGGAGATGAAGTGGAAGATATGTTTGCTCTGCTGAGTGAGGTTAAACGGCAGATTCCATCAATCAGCGCGGTGTCGTCGGGTGCCATTGCATCAGATTACCAGAGGCTCCGGGTTGAGAGTGTTTGCTCGAGGTTGGGCCTGGTGTCTCTGGCGTATTTATGGAAGCAGGATCAGACTTTGCTCCTAGAGGAAATG ATAAGAAGGGGCATCGTGGCAATAACTGTAAAG GTTGCTGCACTGGGGCTGAAACCTTCTTCTCACTTAGGTAAAGAACTGGCTGAACTTAAGTGTCATCTGCTCCGAATGAATGA GAGTTACGGAATCAATGTCTGTGGTGAAGGTGGCGAATATGAAACACTAACTCTTGACTGCCCTCTCTTTCGT AATGCAAGAATTATTCTCGACGACTATGAGGTGATACTTCACTCTGCTGACTCCATTGCTTCTGTTGGAATTCTTCATCCACGAGTGTTCCATCTTCAGCACAAGCCAGATTCATCTGATAGAATTGGGGATGGTTCTGTTACTCAAGAGATTTCTAGTTGTGTTTATGAGGTTGATGAAGTTATCACGCACACTGATATGGAAGAAAAACAGACCTTAAGTCCAGGTGTTGATGCTTACACCGATATAGACCTGTGTATCTCAAAGACAGGGAAGAATTTGCGTTCCATTGGCTGTTGGATTCAGGATCACTCTAGAGCTTCGGAAG GCCTGAAGGCAGACCTCATAGCAGTCTTGAACAGAATTGATAATCAGCTCAAGGAAGAAGGGTTAGGTTGGGTGAATGTTTTATATGTTCACCTCTACATTTCAAACATGAAGGAATTTGGATTGGCAAATGAAGTTTATGTCAGCTTTATTACAGAAAAGAAATGCTACCTTGGTGTTCCTTCACGCAGTACAATTGAATTGCCATTGGTTCAGGTTGGGTTAGGTAAAGCATACGTGGAAGTTCTAGTTTCAAATGAGCTGAAAAAGAGAGTCCTACATGTGCAAAGCATCTCATGCTGGGCTCCTAGTTGCATTGGACCTTATAGCCAG GCAACACTTTATGGAGAGATTCTGTATATGGCTGGTCAGCTGGGGCTTGACCCTCCTACGATGAAGCTCTGTCCTGATGGTCCAACAGCTGAACTTGAATTAGCACTACAAAATAGTGAAGCTGTGGCTAATGCCTTTAGTTGCTCTATCTATTCCTCAGCAATACACTTTCTGGTGTACTGCTCTGCACAGTTGACATCTGATGAGAAGGAAGAAGTTGAACAGACATTGCAGAGTTCTTATATTACTCGTTTGGATTGCTCAAAAACTGGATCATATCCCACTGTTCTATATGTATTTGCACCAGATCTTCCGAAAGG AGCACGTGTGGAGATAAAACCTATTTTATATGTCCCCACCAATGACGACGGAGTTGCAACCGAAGAGACGGAGACTGGAATGACGCAGTCAGCACCAAGCCAAGCATGGAGTGCGCAATACTCTGACTTGCATGACTCGTGTTGCCAGATCCACACAATTGGTGGGAGAATTTGTTCTGCTGTGGTCTCAGTCACAACCGATATTGCTACAAAGATATGTTCTACAGCTGGACAGCTATACTACACTGAGGAAAATTTGAAAGCTATGGCTAGATTTTGTGCTTTCCAGATCGCAAAGATCCTGGCAGACAACAATTTTTCCTGGGACAGCACAACG ATGTTGCGGTTCTACTATTCGGTAGATAACTCAGTGGCAGCAGATGCAATGTCCCGTGCATTTTCAGAGGCCTTCGCAGAGCTTGCAGAAGACAACAGTTCCTCAAGAACTGATGAATCTCCTTTCTACAACATTGTGCCAGTATCAGGATCTGGTTGCTCTGCTTGTACGAACGATATAATAACATGCGAGCTGTTGGCTTCCAAACCTAGCCTGCACACGCATCTGAATTGTTCGCCGTGA
- the LOC117841491 gene encoding casein kinase 1-like protein 10, translating into MDHVVGGKFKLGKKIGSGSFGELFLAVNVQTGEEVAVKLENVKTKHPQLHYESKLYMLLQGGTGIPHLKWFGVEGEYNVMVIDLLGPSLEDLFNYCSRKFSLKTVLMLADQMINRVEYMHQKGFLHRDIKPDNFLMGLGRKANQVYIIDYGLAKKYRDLQTHKHIPYRENKNLTGTARYASVNTHLGVEQSRRDDLESLGYVLMYFLRGSLPWQGLKAGTKKQKYDKISEKKMLTPVEVLCKSYPSEFISYFHYCRSLRFEDKPDYSYLKRLFRDLFIREGYQFDYVFDWTILKYPQIGSNPRMRASERTGGAAGPSMEKIEKTPGEASGRRNPSGSVNQSDNYAQRPRETVSMSLKEIMHSTDRSGERTVERPRTSSRTGSASRRAIASSSRPGTSVEPSEQPYNRTSRLFSSNSGSRPSSTQRVNPSPGESRATSLSRAAVARGSRDEPLHRSLELLSLGGGKRK; encoded by the exons ATGGATCATGTGGTCGGGGGCAAGTTCAAGCTCGGCAAGAAGATCGGGAGTGGATCGTTCGGGGAGCTCTTCCTCG CTGTGAATGTGCAGACTGGAGAGGAGGTCGCCGTCAAGCTG GAAAATGTGAAGACAAAGCACCCGCAGCTTCATTACGAGTCTAAGCTCTACATGCTTCTCCAAGGAGGAA CTGGCATTCCGCACTTGAAGTGGTTTGGTGTTGAGGGGGAGTATAATGTGATGGTGATCGATCTTCTTGGGCCTAGCCTTGAGGACTTGTTCAACTATTGCAGTAGAAAGTTCTCGCTGAAGACTGTGCTCATGCTTGCTGATCAAATG ATTAATCGGGTTGAGTACATGCATCAAAAGGGATTTCTTCACCGTGATATAAAGCCTGATAATTTCCTTATGGGGCTTGGCAGGAAAGCCAATCAG GTGTATATTATAGACTATGGGCTTGCAAAGAAATATAGGGACCTTCAGACTCACAAGCATATCCCTTACAG AGAGAACAAGAACCTCACTGGAACTGCACGATATGCAAGTGTCAATACCCACCTTGGTGTTG AGCAAAGCAGGAGAGATGATTTAGAATCTCTTGGTTATGTCCTTATGTACTTCCTTAGGGGCAG CCTACCATGGCAGGGGCTAAAAGCAGGAACCAAGAAGCAGAAATATGACAAAATCAGTGAGAAAAAGATGCTTACTCCGGTGGAG GTACTCTGCAAATCGTATCCATCTGAGTTTATCTCCTACTTTCACTACTGTCGTTCGTTGCGGTTTGAAGACAAGCCTGATTATTCTTACCTGAAGAGACTATTCCGCGATCTCTTTATTCGGGAGG GATACCAGTTTGATTATGTGTTTGACTGGACCATTTTGAAGTATCCCCAGATAGGCTCCAACCCACGGATGAGG GCAAGTGAAAGAACTGGTGGAGCTGCTGGACCTTCTATGGAAAAGATTGAGAAGACCCCAG GCGAAGCGTCCGGTAGGAGGAATCCATCTGGTTCTGTGAATCAGAGTGACAATTATGCACAGCGGCCACGCGAGACTGTATCTATGTCATTGAAGGAAATC ATGCATAGTACAGACCGGTCTGGGGAAAGGACTGTGGAGAGACCTCGTACATCCTCGCGTACAGGCAGCGCATCGCGGAGAGCTATTGCATCAAGCAGCAGGCCAGGCACATCTGTGGAACCAAGTGAGCAGCCATATAACCGGACAAGCAGGTTGTTCTCTAGCAACAGTGGCAGTCGTCCATCTAGCACCCAGAGAGTTAATCCGTCACCAGGCGAGTCGAGGGCCACCTCCCTTTCACGGGCAGCAGTTGCGAGAGGCTCCCGTGATGAGCCGCTCCACCGCAGCCTGGAGCTTCTGTCCCTTGGTGGCGGTAAAAGGAAATAG
- the LOC117841495 gene encoding ABC transporter I family member 19 translates to MTGEGNGDEGWRRSGIEVSALQFGYDGQSPLFARFNLRIAPGSRCLLVGANGSGKTTLLKILAGKHMVGGRDVVRVLNGSAFHDTQLVCNGELSYLGGSWSQTIGSAGDVPLQGDFSAEHMIFGVDGVDPVRREKLVDLLDIDLQWRMHKVSDGQRRRVQICMGLLHPYKVLLLDEITVDLDVVTRMDLLDFFKEECEQREATIVYATHIFDGLETWATDIAYIQEGELRKSAKYSDIEELKSAENLLSVVESWLRSETKLPKKDPPRTETQPRRSSPFDSSPFRSSRHMAYYR, encoded by the exons ATGACCGGTGAAGGGAACGGAGACGaagggtggaggcggagcggcaTCGAGGTCAGCGCCCTGCAGTTCGGCTACGACGGGCAGTCGCCGCTCTTCGCGCGATTCAACCTCCGCATCGCCCCTGGCTCCCGCTGCCTCCTCGTCGGCGCAAATGGATCAG GCAAGACTACACTCTTGAAGATTCTTGCGGGAAAGCATATGGTTGGAGGAAGGGATGTGGTTCGTGTTCTCAATGGTTCAGCTTTTCATGATACACAGCTGGTGTGCAATGGTGAACTTTCGTACTTGGGGGGCTCTTGGAGCCAGACTATTGGTTCAGCT GGCGATGTTCCACTACAAGGCGATTTCTCAGCTGAGcacatgatttttggag TTGATGGGGTTGATCCTGTTAGGCGAGAGAAGCTGGTTGATCTGCTAGACATTGATCTGCAATGGCGCATGCATAAAGTTTCAGATGGACAGCGCCGCAGGGTGCAAATCTGCATGGGTCTTCTTCATCCATACAAG GTGCTTTTACTTGATGAGATCACCGTTGATCTGGATGTTGTGACCAGAATGgatcttcttgacttctttaAGGAAGAGTGTGAACAG AGAGAAGCCACCATTGTGTACGCCACCCATATATTCGATGGGCTGGAGACATGGGCTACCGACATCGCATACATCCAGGAAGGCGAATTGAGAAAATCAGCGAAATACTCGGACATTGAAGAGCTGAAGAGTGCCGAAAACTTGCTGTCAGTCGTTGAGTCATGGCTCCGATCGGAGACCAAACTCCCAAAGAAGGATCCCCCACGTACAGAGACCCAGCCCAGGCGCTCCTCGCCGTTTGATAGTTCTCCTTTCCGCTCATCTCGCCACATGGCATACTACCGCTGA
- the LOC117841496 gene encoding kinesin-like protein KIN-10A, whose product MAPPTPSPRPGLTPTPQGGGLATPLRTPTSKHRLHFPAATPKNAHHGGGGAATEHPVEVIGRIRNLASGGASALEIAGGGTAVRVRGDAGGCRDFTLDGVSVSEEEDLEGFYRRFVRSRIEGVRVGAKCTVMVYGPTGSGKSHTMFGCAKQPGIVYRALRDILEGGGGGRGGDGDGSGGGSDDDAGFGAGLFVQVAVLEIYNEEIYDLLVGSGANARGNAPKARLEVMGKKAKNATYICGNEAGKISREVAKVEKRRTVKSTLCNERSSRSHCMIILDIPSVGGRLMLVDMAGSENIEAAGQTGFEAKIQTAKINQGNTALKRVVESIANGDSHVPFRDSKLTMLLQDSFEDDKSKILMILCASPDPKELHKTVSTLEYGAKAKCIIRSAHAATPREKMSSEESSAMLNSRIVAMNQFIYKLQKENRLREKERNEAQNVLRLKEEELSQLKAKLKLMEGQEKAAKEETEKTQALRSELMKMEEKMLRQQEELAALKQRLQEVEREKTDACQPVQQDLIGSRLLARLSEMPAGFDQSMSMVMSMELDMGDQPQDVKVIKEDTRHQGHIWNHTATAGVCTGAVVQEDDVRLSGYPEKVVLSTVFEEGDDEDAEGGNGLEEEVCKEVVEESFKVDITQDALADPDDPATRMHRIENIFRLCGNHRELAKKPKVQSPAKEVFGDQNKSPAKKVFGDVKKSPAKQVFGDENKEPSAWGTMDTPMCDVKVTDSPVSSQLSPIVCQVVDEPLSEQLKLCSTVQESDQNKENGVAGQKEQDGLLEVYIKWESGNLIKGLKLLPNSCLSELRKLIEAHFEEAGSKQQQQFTFLLLGDPSGGPVSREKEASVQISKLPHWNNQPNSYLACLRAAKKPTVDHMPFSPLESKLNSVVKDAHLAGMLSPKAANQMSPNYIRELRA is encoded by the exons ATGGCGCCGCCCACACCCTCTCCCCGGCCGGGGCTGACGCCGACGCCGCAGGGGGGCGGCCTGGCGACGCCCCTCAGGACGCCGACCTCCAAGCACCGCCTCCActtccccgccgccaccccgaaGAACGcccaccacggcggcggcggcgccgccacggaGCACCCGGTCGAGGTGATCGGCCGCATCCGGAACCTcgcctcgggcggcgcgtcggcgcTGGAGatcgcgggcggcggcacggccgtgCGCGTGCGCGGCGACGCGGGAGGGTGCCGCGACTTCACCCTCGACGGCGTCTCCGTCTCCGAGGAGGAGGACCTCGAGGGATTCTACCGCCGCTTCGTGCGCTCCCGGATCGAGGGCGTTCGGGTCGGGGCCAAGTGCACCGTCATGGTCTACGGGCCCACGGGCTCCGGAAAGAGCCACACCATGTTCGGGTGCGCCAAGCAGCCCGGGATCGTGTACCGCGCGCTCAGGGACATCctcgagggaggaggaggaggaagagggggtGACGGCGATGGTTCCGGCGGTGGCAGCGACGATGATGCCGGGTTTGGGGCCGGGCTCTTCGTGCAGGTCGCAGTGCTTGAGATCTACaacgaggagatctacgatCTACTTGTAGGAAGCGGTGCGAATGCTCGAGGAAACGCCCCCAAG GCGAGGCTTGAAGTTATGGGGAAGAAAGCCAAGAATGCTACATACATATGTGGAAATGAAGCTGGGAAGATATCGAGAGAAGTTGCCAAGGTGGAGAAGCGTCGAACTGTCAAAAGCACGCTTTGTAACGAGAGAAGTTCGCGGAGCCACTGCATG ATTATCCTGGACATCCCTTCTGTTGGAGGAAGGTTAATGCTTGTAGACATGGCTGGATCTGAGAACATCGAGGCTGCAGGACAGACCGGGTTTGAAGCCAAAATTCAG ACAGCAAAAATTAATCAAGGAAACACTGCTTTAAAGCGAGTGGTTGAGTCCATTGCTAATGGTGATTCCCATGTTCCCTTCAGAGACAGCAAGCTCACGATGCTACTACAG GATTCATTTGAGGATGATAAATCAAAAATCCTGATGATTCTGTGCGCTAGTCCTGATCCAAAGGAACTGCACAAGACAGTTTCTACGTTGGAGTATGGTGCTAAGGCCAAATGTATTATCCGTTCTGCTCATGCCGCAACACCTAGGGAGAAAATGAGCTCCGAAGAGTCATCAGCAATGCTTAATTCAAGAATTGTTGCGATGAATCAGTTCATTTACAAGCTTCAAAAGGAGAACAGATTGAGGGAGAAAGAGCGCAATGAGGCCCAGAATGTGCTAAGGCTGAAGGAAGAGGAGCTATCACAACTGAAAGCAAAGCTCAAGCTGATGGAAGGGCAGGAAAAAGCTGCTAAGGAGGAGACGGAGAAGACCCAGGCATTGAGGAGTGAACTAATGAAGATGGAAGAGAAGATGCTTAGGCAGCAGGAAGAGCTTGCTGCACTAAAACAGCGACTACAGGAGGTTGAGCGTGAAAAGACAGATGCTTGTCAGCCAGTGCAGCAGGATCTCATTGGAAGTAGAttgttggcaaggctttcagagatGCCTGCAGGGTTTGATCAATCAATGTCAATGGTCATGTCTATGGAGTTAGATATGGGAGATCAGCCACAAGATGTCAAGGTAATAAAGGAGGATACTCGCCACCAGGGCCACATATGGAATCACACAGCGACAGCAGGTGTTTGCACCGGTGCTGTGGTCCAAGAAGATGATGTTAGGCTATCTGGGTATCCGGAAAAGGTTGTCCTAAGCACTGTTTTCGAGGAGGGAGATGATGAGGATGCAGAGGGGGGAAATGGTCTTGAAGAGGAGGTGTGCAAGGAGGTTGTAGAGGAGAGCTTCAAGGTTGACATAACACAAGATGCGCTGGCTGACCCAGATGATCCTGCAACAAGGATGCATCGGATTGAGAACATATTCAGGCTCTGCGGGAACCATCGGGAACTAGCTAAGAAACCAAAGGTTCAGTCACCAGCAAAGGAAGTGTTTGGAGATCAGAACAAGTCACCGGCAAAGAAAGTTTTTGGAGATGTGAAGAAGTCACCGGCAAAGCAAGTTTTTGGAGATGAAAACAAGGAGCCATCAGCATGGGGAACCATGGACACCCCTATGTGCGACGTCAAAGTAACTGACAGCCCAGTATCTTCACAGCTTTCACCAATTGTATGCCAAGTTGTGGATGAACCATTGTCAGAGCAGCTAAAATTATGCAGTACAGTGCAAGAaagtgatcagaacaaggagaACGGTGTTGCAGGACAGAAGGAGCAGGATGGCCTGTTGGAAGTATACATCAAGTGGGAGTCCGGAAATCTGATCAAAGGGCTAAAGTTACTGCCGAACTCGTGCCTTTCAGAATTGAGGAAGCTCATAGAGGCTCACTTTGAAGAAGCAGGCAgcaaacagcagcagcagttcaCTTTCCTCCTCCTCGGG GATCCTTCTGGTGGACCGGTGTCAAGGGAGAAGGAAGCTTCGGTGCAGATTAGCAAGTTGCCTCACTGGAACAACCAGCCAAACAGCTACCTGGCCTGCCTGCGGGCAGCCAAGAAGCCGACGGTGGATCACATGCCGTTCAGCCCGCTGGAAAGCAAGCTGAACTCGGTCGTAAAGGACGCACACCTCGCCGGCATGTTGTCGCCCAAAGCCGCCAACCAGATGAGCCCTAACTACATCCGGGAGCTGAGAGCTTGA